In Clostridium sp. JN-1, one genomic interval encodes:
- the nagB gene encoding glucosamine-6-phosphate deaminase, whose product MRFIIVDNYEEMSKKAAVMLASQIILKPDSVLGLATGDTPLGMYSELVSMYKKGEIDFSSAKTFNLDEYYGINKDNTQSYHYYMMKNLFEHINIKTENINIPDGTSEDVEKECLAYEKKIVQAGGIDIQVLGIGVNGHIGFNEPDVNFEAETHLVSLDEKTIQSNSRFFKSIEEVPTKAVSMGIKTIMNSKKIILLANGKSKAEAVYNTIKGKICPEVPASILQLHKDVTVIIDKEAASKIYGF is encoded by the coding sequence ATGAGATTTATAATTGTAGATAATTATGAAGAAATGAGCAAAAAGGCAGCTGTTATGTTGGCTAGTCAAATTATATTAAAACCGGATAGCGTTTTAGGATTAGCTACGGGAGATACACCCTTAGGAATGTACAGCGAATTAGTAAGTATGTATAAAAAAGGAGAAATTGATTTTTCAAGTGCTAAAACCTTTAATTTGGACGAGTATTATGGAATAAACAAAGACAATACTCAAAGTTATCATTATTATATGATGAAAAACTTATTTGAACATATAAACATTAAAACTGAAAATATAAACATACCAGATGGTACAAGTGAAGATGTAGAAAAGGAATGTCTAGCATATGAGAAAAAAATAGTACAAGCAGGTGGAATAGATATTCAAGTCCTTGGAATAGGGGTAAATGGTCATATTGGCTTTAATGAGCCTGATGTAAATTTTGAAGCAGAAACTCATCTTGTAAGTTTAGATGAAAAAACTATTCAGTCTAATTCGAGGTTTTTTAAATCAATAGAAGAAGTACCAACAAAAGCCGTAAGTATGGGAATAAAGACTATAATGAATTCTAAAAAGATAATTTTATTAGCTAATGGAAAATCAAAGGCTGAAGCTGTATATAACACAATAAAGGGGAAAATATGCCCTGAAGTTCCGGCATCTATACTGCAGCTTCATAAAGATGTAACTGTTATTATAGATAAGGAAGCTGCTAGCAAGATATATGGTTTCTAG
- the nagA gene encoding N-acetylglucosamine-6-phosphate deacetylase: MRAIVNGKIITKSTLLEDKVILFDDKIEKILDKREFHKLINENTNDSIQIADAQGMYVSPGFIDIHIHGAGGSDTMDGTLEALEVISKTIAKSGVTAFLPTTMTMSKEKIYKALDNIKEAVSKDFKGAKVLGAHVEGPFINEKYKGAQKEDYILNPSYDFIKGYEDDIKIITLAPEKDENLSFIKTVKEKTDIALSIGHSDASYEQAMTAIENGITQSTHIFNRMTPLNHRKPGIVGAAFNSDIFCELIADTIHVHPAVINILVNIKGKEKVILITDSMRAGGMKDGISELGGQKVIVKDGSARLEDGTLAGSVLTLNKAVKNVFNNTSLNICEAVDMASLNPAKSINIDGKKGSIEIGKDADIVIFDENFDVKHTIVSGKTVFKC; encoded by the coding sequence ATGAGAGCTATAGTAAATGGTAAGATAATAACAAAAAGTACACTGCTTGAAGATAAAGTAATACTTTTTGATGATAAGATTGAAAAGATATTAGATAAAAGAGAATTCCACAAGTTAATAAATGAGAATACAAATGATTCAATTCAAATAGCAGACGCACAAGGAATGTATGTTTCACCAGGCTTTATAGATATTCATATACATGGTGCTGGGGGAAGCGATACCATGGATGGAACTTTAGAGGCATTAGAGGTTATAAGTAAAACTATAGCAAAAAGTGGAGTTACAGCTTTTTTGCCAACTACTATGACAATGAGTAAGGAAAAAATATATAAGGCTTTAGATAACATAAAGGAAGCTGTGAGCAAGGATTTTAAAGGTGCCAAGGTTTTAGGTGCACATGTGGAAGGACCTTTTATAAATGAAAAATATAAAGGAGCTCAAAAGGAAGATTATATATTAAATCCTTCTTATGATTTCATAAAAGGATATGAAGATGATATAAAGATTATAACCCTTGCTCCAGAAAAAGATGAGAATTTAAGTTTCATTAAGACTGTAAAAGAAAAAACGGATATTGCTTTATCTATAGGACATTCAGATGCCTCTTATGAACAAGCTATGACAGCTATAGAAAATGGCATAACCCAATCAACTCATATTTTTAATCGTATGACACCTTTAAATCATAGAAAGCCAGGTATAGTAGGTGCTGCTTTTAATAGTGATATATTTTGTGAACTTATAGCAGATACTATTCATGTTCATCCTGCTGTCATTAATATTCTTGTTAACATAAAAGGTAAAGAAAAAGTAATATTGATAACTGATTCAATGAGAGCTGGAGGTATGAAAGATGGGATTTCAGAATTAGGAGGTCAAAAGGTTATAGTTAAGGATGGTTCAGCTAGATTGGAAGATGGAACATTAGCTGGGAGCGTTTTAACTTTAAATAAAGCAGTAAAAAATGTCTTTAATAATACAAGTCTTAATATATGTGAAGCTGTAGATATGGCATCACTAAATCCAGCAAAAAGTATTAATATAGATGGCAAAAAAGGAAGTATAGAAATAGGTAAGGATGCAGATATAGTTATATTTGATGAAAATTTTGATGTGAAACATACTATTGTTTCAGGAAAAACAGTGTTTAAGTGTTAA
- a CDS encoding GntR family transcriptional regulator — translation MLRKVSKANPLPLHYQIKEILQEMIENEELKPGEAVPTERELCEIQGVSRMTVNKAIMSLVNEGLLYREQGRGTFVSKPKQNQQIPALKGFTEEMREKGLNTKTKILYFSIKEVTKQIKAVLCMPENENKVIEVYRLRKSEGEPVAIETVWIPYNLCSDMTQDMIEGKSLYGIFREKYGYYPKEAKQIIEPIMLNEYEGGLLNQQNNSLALMFRRTTYLENEVPIEYTKAIYRSDIYKYEIVLR, via the coding sequence ATCTTGAGAAAAGTTTCAAAAGCCAATCCTTTACCGCTGCATTATCAAATAAAAGAAATATTACAGGAAATGATTGAAAATGAAGAGTTAAAACCTGGAGAAGCTGTACCTACTGAAAGAGAACTATGTGAAATCCAAGGTGTTAGCAGAATGACAGTAAATAAAGCAATTATGTCTTTAGTAAATGAAGGACTATTATATAGAGAACAAGGAAGGGGAACCTTTGTTTCAAAACCTAAACAAAATCAGCAAATACCTGCGCTTAAAGGTTTTACTGAAGAGATGAGAGAAAAGGGGTTAAATACAAAGACAAAGATATTATATTTTAGTATAAAAGAGGTAACAAAACAAATTAAAGCAGTACTTTGCATGCCGGAAAATGAAAATAAAGTTATAGAAGTATATAGACTAAGAAAAAGCGAGGGGGAACCTGTAGCTATTGAAACTGTGTGGATACCTTACAACTTATGTTCCGATATGACACAGGATATGATAGAGGGAAAATCACTGTATGGAATATTTAGAGAAAAGTATGGTTATTATCCGAAAGAAGCTAAACAGATAATTGAACCTATAATGCTCAATGAATATGAAGGAGGACTCTTAAATCAGCAAAATAACTCACTTGCTCTAATGTTTAGAAGAACTACTTATTTAGAAAATGAAGTTCCTATTGAATATACTAAGGCTATTTATAGAAGTGATATATACAAATATGAAATAGTATTAAGATAA
- a CDS encoding type II toxin-antitoxin system Phd/YefM family antitoxin: MSITVDNKLKITKDQIVKSSIVSKRLGQYRKKAKENPIYISDNGNIDTVIVSYEQFEKMYERLAELEGKEEEKILLDRINQIEKHPELSAKWKDIRRDE; the protein is encoded by the coding sequence ATGAGTATTACTGTAGATAACAAACTTAAAATCACTAAAGATCAAATAGTAAAATCCTCTATAGTTTCTAAAAGACTAGGACAATATAGAAAAAAAGCAAAAGAGAATCCGATATATATATCGGATAACGGTAATATTGATACAGTAATTGTATCATATGAGCAATTTGAGAAAATGTATGAGAGACTTGCAGAATTAGAGGGCAAAGAGGAAGAAAAAATATTGCTTGATAGAATTAATCAAATTGAAAAACATCCTGAATTATCTGCTAAGTGGAAGGATATAAGACGTGATGAATGA
- a CDS encoding RNA polymerase sigma factor SigX: MGVISYFKKKKDDQNFKTAYEKYYDTIFRRISYLTGDMHAAEDLTQEVFMKLYNSPPDHNNIAAWLNKVSTNISYNYIRDKRIHEGKNEVIYEKEMDNIVSIEEAAINNCEVDLTKNVLNMLSPRDRMCLLLKFSGYKYSEIAEVIGVNKSSVGTLVSRAQAKFKEKYLNVEKGVNKNEVSK, translated from the coding sequence ATGGGTGTTATCAGTTATTTTAAAAAGAAAAAAGATGATCAAAATTTTAAAACTGCATATGAAAAATATTATGACACCATTTTCAGAAGAATCTCCTACCTCACTGGGGATATGCATGCAGCTGAGGATTTAACACAGGAGGTATTTATGAAATTATATAATTCACCACCTGATCATAACAATATTGCTGCGTGGTTAAATAAGGTTTCTACTAATATTTCATATAACTATATAAGAGATAAAAGAATTCACGAAGGGAAAAACGAAGTGATTTATGAAAAAGAAATGGATAATATAGTTTCAATTGAAGAAGCTGCAATCAATAATTGTGAAGTAGATTTAACTAAAAATGTGCTAAATATGCTTTCACCTAGGGACCGTATGTGTCTGCTTCTCAAATTTTCAGGATACAAATACAGCGAAATTGCGGAAGTAATTGGAGTTAATAAAAGCTCTGTTGGCACACTTGTATCGAGAGCACAAGCAAAATTTAAGGAGAAATACTTAAATGTAGAAAAAGGAGTGAATAAAAATGAAGTGTCCAAGTGA
- a CDS encoding zf-HC2 domain-containing protein has translation MKCPSEGIIQAYIDGELNDIEIKEVEMHLFQCEKCKKTYKELNSVNNFAVGKLQNYRKEFNVNHIKTESMNIEVKNKKGAFKSMKKYKKIAAAACAVFVLTTCVTVQPIKAAVINAVSIFRANDMKSVDISLDDVKELEKALDEHKSNINIDKVGKVNFEGGEEKTVTMEEAKKELPFTISVPKNIPEKNTESIAINKPSKIDFTLNVENINQLLKSLGEKNVFPKDLDGKTFSLKMDGTLNINYKDAANNKRIYVSESKVPEILAPSDTNVDEIFNALSELSILPPDIQKQLKSMKDWKNTLYVPNVDNELEELNIDGMKAVGHFENNSENKYSYILILKDDVLVDISGNITKNEMLEIAKSMR, from the coding sequence ATGAAGTGTCCAAGTGAAGGAATCATTCAAGCATATATTGATGGAGAGCTTAATGATATTGAAATAAAAGAAGTAGAAATGCATCTTTTTCAATGTGAAAAATGCAAAAAAACTTATAAAGAATTAAACTCTGTAAACAACTTTGCTGTTGGAAAACTTCAGAATTATAGAAAAGAGTTTAATGTAAATCATATAAAAACAGAAAGTATGAATATTGAAGTAAAGAATAAAAAAGGGGCGTTTAAAAGTATGAAAAAGTATAAAAAGATAGCGGCAGCTGCATGTGCAGTTTTTGTACTAACTACTTGTGTTACGGTGCAGCCTATAAAAGCAGCAGTTATTAATGCAGTTTCAATTTTTAGAGCAAATGATATGAAAAGTGTAGATATTTCATTAGATGATGTTAAAGAACTTGAAAAAGCACTTGATGAACACAAATCAAATATTAATATTGATAAAGTAGGTAAAGTTAATTTTGAGGGCGGCGAAGAAAAGACTGTAACTATGGAGGAAGCAAAAAAGGAATTACCATTCACAATATCAGTTCCTAAAAATATACCAGAGAAAAATACAGAGAGTATTGCCATAAATAAACCTTCAAAAATTGATTTTACTCTAAATGTGGAAAATATAAATCAGCTTCTTAAATCTTTAGGAGAAAAAAATGTATTTCCTAAAGATTTAGATGGAAAAACTTTTTCTTTGAAAATGGATGGAACGTTAAATATTAATTATAAAGATGCTGCAAATAACAAACGTATATATGTATCAGAAAGCAAAGTGCCTGAAATCCTTGCACCTTCTGATACAAATGTTGATGAAATATTTAATGCTCTTTCAGAGCTTTCTATATTGCCGCCTGATATACAAAAACAGTTGAAATCCATGAAGGACTGGAAAAATACTTTATATGTTCCTAACGTAGATAATGAGCTTGAAGAATTAAATATTGATGGCATGAAAGCCGTTGGACATTTTGAAAATAACAGCGAAAATAAATATTCCTATATTTTAATTCTTAAGGATGATGTTTTAGTTGATATTAGTGGTAATATAACTAAAAATGAAATGCTTGAAATTGCAAAATCTATGAGGTGA
- a CDS encoding ABC transporter ATP-binding protein — protein MVIETKNLSKIYENNKGCRDINISVPQGEIYGFLGPNGAGKSTFIKTIVGLLFPTSGSARILGRPIGDIETKKKIGYLPELFKYQDWMTGLDLLSFHSSLYKLDKKITSIKIEEVLEIVNLKGAEKQKIGTYSKGMQQRIGIASALLCDPDLLFLDEPTSALDPIGRKEVRDIMLELKNMGKTIFLNSHLLSEVELICDSAAIISNGTIIKQGKIKDLLEGDTVLDIHVEDINNEILDKLEKIDEDVTFDGKNIKMHVKEEHEIHDIASLIIAGGGKLYGLTPHRDSLEDLFIKLVKRGQE, from the coding sequence TTGGTAATTGAAACAAAAAACCTTTCTAAAATATATGAAAATAATAAGGGCTGCAGAGATATAAACATCTCTGTGCCCCAAGGCGAAATCTATGGATTTTTAGGTCCAAATGGTGCAGGAAAAAGTACCTTTATAAAAACCATTGTAGGATTATTATTTCCTACTTCAGGAAGTGCACGTATATTAGGCAGACCTATTGGTGATATTGAAACAAAGAAAAAAATAGGATATTTACCCGAACTTTTTAAATATCAAGATTGGATGACAGGATTAGACCTCCTGTCTTTCCATTCCTCATTATATAAGCTTGATAAAAAGATTACTTCTATAAAAATAGAAGAAGTCCTTGAAATTGTTAATCTAAAGGGAGCTGAAAAGCAAAAAATCGGCACATACAGTAAAGGAATGCAGCAGCGAATAGGCATTGCCAGTGCCCTTCTTTGTGATCCGGACCTTTTATTTTTAGATGAACCTACCTCTGCCCTAGATCCTATAGGAAGAAAAGAAGTTAGAGATATTATGCTTGAACTAAAAAACATGGGAAAAACTATATTTTTAAACAGTCATCTTTTAAGTGAGGTAGAACTGATTTGCGACAGCGCTGCTATTATTAGTAATGGAACCATTATAAAACAGGGAAAAATAAAGGACCTTTTAGAAGGAGACACTGTTTTAGATATTCATGTAGAAGATATAAATAATGAAATTTTAGATAAGCTTGAGAAGATTGATGAAGATGTAACTTTTGATGGGAAAAACATTAAAATGCATGTAAAGGAAGAACATGAAATACATGACATTGCTTCATTAATTATAGCAGGCGGTGGAAAACTTTATGGTCTTACCCCTCACAGAGATAGTCTTGAAGATCTATTTATAAAACTTGTTAAAAGGGGGCAGGAATAA
- a CDS encoding ABC transporter permease produces the protein MFTIALSTFKEIYRKKIFHFIGILTILYLILLTITFRFMSKNFTGNNDIINMIVNLSSTISVIGFYFSSMLTTFLTIMLSIGIVSSELENGTILTILTKPIKRSEYILGKYLGTAVLIILYSAVLYTAVIIISTISKISIVETFGAAALAKGFLFFILQPLTILSLALYGSTKFKTLNNGILIIAIYILGTIGGVIEQVGTFNNNVSLSTIGIIASLISPFEVTYKKMISTIFNSLGSFNVLMGFGISGNSTIPSVWMMVYVYVYLVFFIFMSVKGFEKKDIG, from the coding sequence ATGTTTACAATTGCACTCTCAACTTTTAAAGAAATCTACAGAAAGAAAATCTTTCACTTTATAGGCATATTAACTATACTGTATCTTATCCTTTTAACCATTACTTTTAGATTTATGAGTAAGAATTTCACTGGAAATAATGACATTATAAATATGATTGTAAATCTTTCTTCTACTATTTCTGTAATTGGATTTTATTTTTCCAGTATGCTTACAACCTTTTTAACTATAATGCTGTCTATAGGAATAGTTTCATCTGAATTAGAAAATGGAACAATTTTGACCATTTTAACAAAACCAATTAAAAGGAGTGAATATATACTAGGAAAATATCTAGGAACAGCTGTTCTTATTATTTTATACAGTGCTGTTCTTTACACAGCAGTTATTATTATTTCTACTATAAGTAAAATATCTATAGTAGAAACCTTTGGAGCAGCTGCCTTAGCTAAAGGCTTCCTGTTTTTTATTCTTCAGCCTTTAACTATATTGTCACTAGCTCTTTATGGAAGTACCAAATTCAAGACTTTAAATAATGGAATATTAATAATAGCTATATATATACTTGGAACAATTGGCGGAGTAATAGAGCAGGTAGGAACATTTAATAATAATGTCTCTCTTTCCACCATTGGAATAATTGCCAGTTTAATTTCTCCTTTTGAAGTAACTTATAAAAAGATGATCTCTACTATTTTTAATTCATTAGGTTCCTTCAATGTTCTTATGGGCTTTGGTATATCAGGAAACTCAACCATACCAAGTGTATGGATGATGGTTTATGTATATGTATATTTGGTGTTTTTTATATTTATGAGTGTTAAGGGATTTGAAAAGAAAGATATTGGGTAA
- a CDS encoding FAD-dependent oxidoreductase, translated as MKKLFEPIKIGNVEIKNRIAMAPMANLGLITSEGSLSKRAVDYYVERAKGGTGLIITGAVKAENEIEKLKMPSFPCITTNPIQFIRSAAELVEHVHAYGAKIFIQITFGLGRSGAPGFLDEEPVAPSAIPNYWDPSITCRELTTKEVERMVKSFGEAAHISTEAGFDGMEIHAVHEGYLLDQFTIAMFNRRTDKYGGDLRGRLTLPIEIVREVKKNAGNNFPVCLRYSIKSYVKDWRQGGLPGENFKEMGRDLDEGLEAAKILEQAGYDAFDADAGTYDAWYWAHPPLYQEHGCYLPLTEKLKQVVNVPVIVAGRMDIPELAEKSLQEGKLDMVGIGRGLLTDPYWPKKVLEGKIESIRPCIGCHTGCIGRMFEGKPECCTVNPAVCREKEYEIVPANVKKKVMVVGGGVAGMEAARVCSLRGHNVALYEKTNKLGGHLNEGSKPDFKEDDKRLLEWYEHELKESNIKVNMNTEVDMNRIDSEIPDTVIIATGSNPAKINFPGADKSSVAYAVDILEGVKKPGNDVVIIGGGLVGCETALYLAKQGKKVTIVEALEGLMSGGKPIPHMNKTMLIDLLKFNNVDVVLNSYLVKVTDEAAIISEGPSKRRSIKADTVVLSVGYKPDNALFKSLNGKFKELYLIGDSRKTADIMNAIWDAYDVARTI; from the coding sequence ATGAAAAAACTATTTGAGCCTATAAAAATAGGAAATGTGGAGATTAAAAACAGAATTGCGATGGCCCCCATGGCAAACCTTGGTCTCATAACTTCAGAAGGTTCCTTGAGTAAAAGGGCTGTAGACTACTATGTCGAAAGGGCAAAGGGGGGAACTGGTCTTATAATAACTGGTGCTGTAAAAGCTGAAAATGAAATTGAAAAGCTTAAGATGCCTAGTTTTCCGTGCATAACTACAAACCCCATACAGTTTATTAGATCAGCAGCAGAACTTGTTGAGCATGTACATGCATATGGAGCTAAAATATTCATACAGATAACTTTTGGACTTGGAAGAAGCGGAGCACCTGGATTTTTAGATGAAGAACCAGTTGCTCCTTCTGCCATTCCAAATTACTGGGACCCTTCAATAACCTGCAGGGAACTCACAACAAAAGAAGTTGAAAGAATGGTAAAAAGCTTTGGTGAAGCTGCCCATATTTCAACCGAAGCTGGATTTGATGGTATGGAAATTCATGCTGTGCATGAAGGCTACCTATTAGATCAGTTTACAATTGCAATGTTTAACAGGAGGACTGACAAATACGGAGGAGATCTTAGAGGAAGACTTACCCTGCCAATTGAAATTGTAAGAGAGGTAAAGAAAAACGCAGGAAATAACTTCCCTGTATGCCTTAGATACAGCATTAAGAGTTATGTAAAAGACTGGAGACAAGGAGGACTTCCTGGAGAGAACTTCAAGGAAATGGGAAGAGATTTAGATGAAGGCCTAGAAGCAGCAAAGATATTGGAACAGGCCGGATATGATGCATTCGATGCAGATGCTGGCACCTATGACGCATGGTACTGGGCACATCCTCCACTTTACCAGGAACACGGCTGCTACCTCCCGCTTACTGAAAAATTAAAGCAAGTTGTTAATGTACCTGTAATTGTTGCAGGAAGGATGGATATACCAGAGCTTGCCGAAAAGTCACTTCAAGAAGGAAAGCTTGATATGGTCGGTATAGGAAGAGGACTCCTAACAGACCCTTATTGGCCTAAAAAAGTACTTGAAGGGAAAATCGAAAGCATAAGGCCATGTATAGGCTGTCATACCGGGTGCATTGGAAGAATGTTTGAAGGGAAACCCGAATGCTGTACTGTAAACCCTGCAGTATGCCGTGAAAAGGAATATGAAATAGTCCCAGCAAATGTAAAGAAGAAAGTTATGGTTGTTGGCGGAGGAGTTGCAGGAATGGAAGCTGCAAGGGTTTGTTCCTTAAGAGGACACAATGTAGCCTTGTATGAAAAAACTAACAAACTAGGAGGCCACTTAAATGAAGGCTCAAAACCTGATTTCAAGGAAGATGACAAAAGGCTTCTGGAGTGGTACGAACACGAACTAAAAGAGTCTAATATAAAAGTAAATATGAATACAGAAGTCGATATGAATCGCATAGATAGTGAAATACCTGATACTGTAATAATAGCAACAGGTTCCAATCCTGCAAAAATTAACTTTCCAGGTGCCGATAAAAGCAGCGTAGCATATGCTGTAGATATACTTGAGGGTGTTAAAAAGCCGGGAAATGATGTTGTTATTATAGGCGGTGGGCTTGTAGGCTGTGAAACAGCACTTTATCTTGCCAAACAAGGTAAAAAGGTTACTATTGTTGAAGCACTTGAAGGTCTTATGTCAGGAGGAAAACCTATCCCCCACATGAACAAGACAATGCTTATAGACCTTTTAAAATTTAACAATGTCGATGTTGTTTTAAACTCATATCTAGTTAAAGTTACTGATGAAGCTGCAATTATTTCGGAAGGACCATCAAAGAGGAGATCTATTAAAGCAGATACCGTAGTTCTCTCAGTTGGCTACAAACCTGATAATGCATTATTTAAAAGTCTCAATGGAAAATTCAAAGAACTATATCTTATAGGAGATTCAAGAAAAACTGCAGATATAATGAATGCTATATGGGACGCATATGACGTAGCAAGAACAATATAA
- a CDS encoding HsmA family protein yields the protein MLIYAVITITLALVLYTIGVWSEKIQGELKKWHLFVFYLGLVFDTTGTTIMSKIAAGGFKLNFHGITGLLAIILMLFHAIWATVVLIKNDERAKANFHKLSIVVWTIWLVPFISGAIFGMTR from the coding sequence ATGTTAATATATGCAGTAATAACTATTACATTGGCACTTGTATTGTATACTATAGGTGTGTGGAGTGAAAAAATACAAGGTGAATTGAAAAAGTGGCATTTATTTGTATTTTACTTAGGACTAGTATTTGATACTACAGGAACCACAATAATGAGCAAGATTGCTGCTGGAGGTTTTAAGCTTAATTTTCATGGTATTACAGGTCTATTAGCAATTATTCTGATGCTTTTCCATGCAATTTGGGCAACTGTTGTATTAATTAAAAATGATGAAAGAGCAAAAGCAAACTTTCATAAATTAAGTATTGTTGTTTGGACTATATGGCTAGTGCCTTTTATTTCAGGTGCAATATTTGGTATGACAAGATAA
- a CDS encoding DUF2284 domain-containing protein yields the protein MKLTVKIRLKQLKKETLFEAYKKEEVLSYCQRCSNYSSNFSCPDFKFDAARYLEFYNYAAVIMTEIDTQPIKAQMDNLKAADFKSRVFKNNMKGKPDEQVNISSVISMYAFNDVKDQMADKLIEIEKGMDGVIGLPPGSCTRCEACCKQQEKPCIHPDTLRYSLEALGFKVSDIYKQCFDLELVWTKDVLPAALYSCSALMTKEKISESMILDKLNGMVLYL from the coding sequence ATGAAATTAACTGTAAAGATAAGATTAAAACAGCTGAAAAAGGAAACACTATTTGAAGCATATAAAAAGGAGGAAGTCCTGTCATATTGTCAAAGATGCAGCAATTATAGTAGCAACTTTAGCTGTCCTGATTTCAAGTTTGATGCGGCAAGGTACCTAGAATTTTATAATTACGCTGCAGTCATCATGACTGAAATAGACACACAGCCTATTAAAGCACAAATGGACAATTTGAAGGCAGCTGACTTTAAATCTAGGGTCTTCAAGAACAATATGAAAGGCAAACCTGATGAGCAGGTTAATATCAGCAGTGTCATTTCCATGTATGCATTCAATGATGTCAAGGATCAGATGGCAGACAAACTGATTGAGATTGAAAAGGGCATGGACGGCGTTATTGGGCTGCCGCCGGGATCATGTACAAGATGTGAAGCTTGCTGTAAACAGCAGGAAAAACCATGTATTCACCCGGATACACTAAGATATTCTCTTGAAGCACTAGGCTTCAAAGTGTCTGACATATACAAGCAGTGTTTTGACTTGGAACTTGTTTGGACCAAGGATGTGCTGCCTGCAGCTCTTTATAGCTGCAGTGCGTTGATGACAAAAGAAAAAATAAGTGAATCCATGATTTTAGACAAATTGAACGGCATGGTGCTGTATCTTTAA
- a CDS encoding sulfite exporter TauE/SafE family protein, which yields MSNIILFIVIGVIAGILSGLFGIGGGIIIVPALVYLCGFNQLTAQGTSLAILLPPTGILAFMSYYKKGHVNLQAGILICIFLVVGSVFGAKLAHVIPVDTIRKLFGVLMMLIAVKLILGK from the coding sequence ATGAGTAATATTATTTTATTTATTGTTATAGGTGTAATAGCAGGTATTTTGAGCGGACTGTTTGGAATAGGCGGCGGGATTATTATAGTACCTGCATTAGTTTATTTATGTGGATTTAATCAGCTAACAGCTCAAGGTACATCACTTGCTATTTTATTACCACCAACAGGTATACTTGCATTTATGAGTTACTATAAAAAAGGTCATGTTAACCTTCAAGCAGGAATATTAATATGTATATTTTTAGTTGTAGGCTCAGTCTTTGGAGCTAAACTGGCTCACGTCATACCAGTAGATACAATTAGAAAATTATTTGGAGTTTTAATGATGCTAATAGCTGTTAAATTAATTTTAGGAAAATAA
- a CDS encoding nitrous oxide-stimulated promoter family protein, whose translation MVKWEIIIKVMRYSGPRMIIYHPAMSIEHLISKFKKH comes from the coding sequence ATAGTAAAGTGGGAAATAATAATTAAAGTAATGCGGTATTCTGGTCCTAGAATGATAATATATCATCCTGCAATGTCTATTGAACACTTAATATCTAAATTTAAAAAACATTGA